The genomic region ATAGACATCCTCTTTAACTCCATTATAGCTTCTTCTTTGGTAAGAGGTTGCTTGTAAGGTCTTTCGCTAATCATTGCATCAAAACTATCAACAACAGCTAATATTCTAGATTCAATTGGTATTTCTTCACCTTTTAATCCATCAGGGTATCCTTTTCCATCATACCTTTCATGATGGTGACGTATTATTTTGGATATATATTTCATTTCATCTACTTTATTTATTAATTCCTCGCCTTTAACAGGGTGAAGTTTTATTTTTTCAAATTCTTCATTGGTTAATTTTCCTGTTTTATTTAATATAACCTGAGGAACAAATATTTTTCCAATATCATGTAAAATTCCTGCCCAATATATCTGCTCTATTTTTTGTTTATCAAAATTCATTTTTTCTGCAATCAATGAAGCCCATGTTGCAACTCTTTCAGAATGCCCTCTGGTATAATTATCGTAATATTCTAAAGCCTTTACAAGAGTTAAAGCAATATCTTTATGGAATTTTCCTTCTTGTTTTATAAATTTTAGCATTTTCAGAAAACCAGCAAAGGTTTTTCCGAAATAGTCCATTATTTTTGTGTGGTAGTCTTCAAATTTATTTATATGATCATTATTTAAAATATCCAATGTTATAATTCCAAATAATTCGTCATTAAATGTTATTGGAGCTATAAGGGTTTCTTTTAGATCACCACCAAGTAGTTCGAATTCTTTAAACTTATCTAATGGCATTTTTGTTCTATTGATTTCATGAATATTTTTTACTATTTTAGCTTTTTCAGGAATGATTAATTCACTCTTTTTTAGATTTAATTCATTGATTTTTTGGTAGTTATAACCTTTTGCGAAAACCATTTTTGCATTGTCTTTTTCATCAAATAAATAAATAGAACCATTTTCAGCTGGTTCTATTATTTCAAGTGCTAATTCTAAAACTTTTTTTTCAAAGTCTTTTTCCATTAATTTTGGTGCTGCAAAAAAAGAAGATAACTCTAAAGTTTTTAAAATTGAAGAATTTAATTTTTCTATTTTATTGTAAGATGATTCCAGCTCTTTATTGGCTTCTTCAAGTTCATCATTAAGGTGTTTTAATTCTTTTTCTTTCTCTAAATATCTTTTTTTTAAAGTTTTTCTATCTATTATAAGAGTGAGAAGTATTGAAATAACGGTAAAAACAGATAAAACCACAAATAAAGTAGCACTATTGATACCTGTGCTATTATTATTTTTAACATCACCATATGTTATTATGACTAACAGAATTGTCATGACTAATAGTGCAACTCTTTTCATTAATCCACCAACCTTTAAAAAAAAGGGGAAATGACTCCCCTTATTGATTTATATCAAAAGTGTTTAATGTGAACACAACAGCATTTTGAGTTATTTCGGTTGAATCAAGTCCTCCTACATTAGGATCAGCAAAAGTAATTGATGAAAACAATATTGTAAATAAGAAGGTTAAAATAACGATTGTTTTTGTAATTTTTTTCATAGTTTCACGCTCCTTTCATATTTTCAATTATATTATACACGATTCTATATGACTTTCAAGTTTACCGCTTTCGTTAAACCTTATTATAAGCATATTTGATATCTATAAAAATATGCTATATTGTAACATTTGCGTTTTTCTATATATAACTTCCCATTTGTATAAAAATATAGTATAATAACAAAAAAGAGGTGTTGAAGTATGCAGAACAAAAATCAAGCAATTTTTGAAATTTTATCAACATATGGCTCTTTTGCAAAGCCGTTTCTAAATTTAATGTTATTAGAAACAAAACATGATGGATGGTATCATCTATTTAAAAGTTTAGAATATAGCTGGAAAAATAAAAGAAATAAATCATTAATGGAAATTGAGAAAGGATTACAACATAAAAAACCTAAAACCCTAGAATATCTATTATTAGCAAAAAAATTATCTTATTTATTTTATATGAAAGAATATGAAATATCAAAAGAATTATATACATATTTAAAAGAAAATTTTAAATATATTCCTAAAAAATCAAGAAAAATAGTATCATCTATTTTGATAAATATTGAAAATATAATGAATTGGAATGAAAATACCAGAATATGGAGTAAAGAATATGAATTAGATCCATCTACTGAAGTGTTTATTACTTTAGGTAAAGCAAGAAAAAAAATAAAAGAAAAAGATTATAAAAAAGCATGGGAATATTTTAAAAAATCATATGAATTATCAAAAACAATTCCACATAGAATAGGATTGATAAATTCTTTGAATGATTGGTCATGGTATTTAAAAGATTTTGATTTGGAAAAGTCAAGAAAACTGTCAAAGAAATTAATGTATTATATGGGATATTATTTTGAAAATAACGAAAATCATTTTGGTTTATTTGACACATTTTTTGAGATTAATAAAGAGAATATAGAAAGTTTATATTCATATGCACCTATTGTTAATCATTATTGGGAAAAATTACCAGAAAAGGGAAAAAGGAATTCTAAAGAAAATTACAAATCAATGTTTAATATTTTAAGAAAGTTTATTATGAGTGAAAAATCCACATATGAAAATACAGAAGAATTGAGAGATTATTTAAAAAACTATATTACCAATCTATCTGAAACATCCAAAAAGGTTAATATTTCTCGTAAAAGTCTTTCGGCAATTTTAAACGGAAAAGTTAAAGAAATTAAAGGAGATACATTAAAGAAAATAATTTTAGGATTAAATATAGTTCCCGATATTAATTCGCCAGAAGCTATTATTAATGAATATGGAAAAATATATATGGAAAAATCTTTTAGAGAAAGTATAGAAAAATTAGAAAAAATGAGTTTTGAAGAAAGAAAAAAAATATTTGTTAATTCATATATTGCCTGTGTTTATAAACCTAAAATGAATTTAATACAACTAAAAAATTTAGAATTCTACGATGATTTTTATATAAAATGGTTTATAATAGAAATGGTTAAAGGGAATGAATTTTTAAATTCAAGGAAAAATCTGGTAAATCATTTTTTTGAAAAAATGAAAAGATCAAAATATGAGGAATTTTTAACTAAATATTTTGAATTGAATAAAAAAGAAAGGCAAATAATGGATGAGTTTATTAGAAATTATTCAAGGTATGATATAAAGTGGAATATTAGAATAGAATTACCTGAATTTTTAAGAAGTTTTACAGAAAAGTTTTCATTAAAAAAAATGCCAGTATCTCTGGCATATTGGTATTATGAAAAAGGTTCAGATAGAAGAAAATTGCTTAATATATTGAATAAATTTTAAGGGGGCATGAAAATGGGTGTGAAAATAGGTATTATAGGAGCAGGTAGTGCAGTTTTTTCTATGAGACTGGTAGCGGATATATGTAAAACGCCAGAATTAGCTGGTAGTGTTATTAGTTTAATGGATATAGATGAAGAAAGGCTAAATGCCGTTCATTTGTTAGCAAGTAAGATTGTAGATGAATTTGGTTCTGATATAAAGTTTGAAAAAACAACCGATTTAGAAGAAACAATAAAAGATTCAGATTTTGTTATTAATACAGCAATGGTTGGTGGACATAATTATCTTGAAAAAGCAAGAGCAATAGGTGAAAAATATGGGTATTATAGAGGAATAGATGCGCAAGAATTCAATATGGTTTCTGATTATTATACTATATCAAATTTCAATCAACTTAATTTTGCATTTAACGTTGCAAAATTAATAGAAAAATTATCACCAAATGCATGGTTGATTCAAGGTGCAAACCCTGTTTTTGAGATTACAACATTAATTTCAAGAGAAGTTCCAATTAAAATGATAGGTGTTTGTCATGGACATTATGGAGCTATGGATATTTTTGAAAAACTTGGATTAAAAAATGAAAATGTAAATTGGCAGGTAGCTGGTTTTAATCATGCAATATGGTTAAACAGATTTGAATATAATGGAGAAGATGCATATCCTTTAATTGATCGATGGATAAAGGAAAATGAGAATAAAGAATTTAAACCAAGGGATCCATTTAATGATCAATTAAGTCCAGCTGCTATAGATATGTATAAGTTTTATGGAATGTTTCCTATTGGAGATACTGTTAGAAATAGTTCATGGAAATATCATTATAATCTGGAAGAAAAGAAAAAGTGGTATGGAGAACCATGGGGAGGTGCAGATTCTGAGATAGGATGGAAATGGTATCAAAACATGCTTTTAGAAGTTACAAAAATTATTAAAGATTTTGCAAAACTTGTATTGGAGAATAAGAATAAGAAATTATCTGAAATATTTGAGTTGGCATTGGTTGGTAACAGATTAGAAGGGCATTTTGAAGAAGAAATGAGAAAAATATTAAATCCAGCTCAATTAAGTGGAGAACAACATATTCCATTTATAAACGCAATAGTGAATGACAAAAAAACAAAATTGGTATTGAATATAATGAATTCCGGTATAATTAATGAAATTCCTGGCGATGTTGCGGTTGAAGTTCCTGTAATGGTAGATAAAAATGGAATACATCCAGAAGAAATATATCCAAAATTAAATAAAAGAATTATTAAATATTATTTATATCCAAGAATGATAAGAATGGAAATGGCATTAGAAGCCTTTTTAACTGGGGATATAAAACTTCTTGAGGAATTTTTGATAAGGGATAGAAGAACAACTTCATATGAACAGGTGAAAAATGTTTTAAGAGAATTAATGGAATTACCTGAAAATAAAAATATGAAAAAACACTATTTGAAATGAGGTGAAAAAAGTGATTGATGAAATATTAGAATCATCCCCTATTTTTGTTGAAAAAGTTTGGGGAGATGAGAAACTGAATAAACTATTTGAAAAAGAAAATATGAATAAAATAGGAGAAGTATGGTTATTTTCAGGCGTTGAAAATTATGAGACAGAACTTATAGGTATAAATAGCGGAAAGAAATACGGGAATCCCTCAGATATGATAAAAGAATTAATGGGGAAAGACTTTCCAAGAATGCCATTATTATTAAAATTAATATCAACAACTCAATGGCTTTCTATTCAGGTACATCCAGATGATAAATTTGCAAAAGAATTGGAAAATGAACCCTGGGGTAAAACAGAAGCATGGTATTTTCTAAATGAATCAAACGAAATATTTATTTCTAATGATGTTGAAGAAAATATAAAATCAATTGAAAAACAAAATTGGGATAAAATATTTAAACCAATAACTTTAAAAAAAGATGATTTATTATTTATACCAGCAGGAGTTGTGCATACATTAGGACCGAATTCAATGTTATTAGAAATACAACAAACATCGAATTTAACATATAGATTATATGATTGGGGAAGGCCAAGAGAAATTCATATAGAAAAAGGTAAAAAAGTTTTAAAAGATTGCCCATTTGTTATAGTGAATTCACCTAAAGAATTCAAAACTCAATATTTTAATATAAAAAGGGTTTCTAATGAAAAAATAAAAGGGTTCGGTATATATGTATCGTTAAAAGATTTTAAAACATACGTTATACCAAAAGGTTTAGAATTTGAAGTGAAAGAAGATGGATTGTTATTTTTTCTTTAAATTTAAAAATCATTGACTAAGAGCGATTAGATATAAAGTAAGGCGTTAAGGCCTTACTTTTTTTACTTTATTTTAATATAATTAGCCAATATGTTGCTTGAATTATTTTCAATAAAGTTTTATAATTACTTTGAAAAAACTTGCAAGGAGGATAAAAAATGGATTTTTCAAATTTCTTAGCTTTTTTTGCTAATAGTGGTTTCGCATATTTTACATGGCAAAACCTTCTTATGATTGTTATAGGATCTCTTTTGATTTATGTGGCAATAGTTAAGCACGCAGAACCCTTGCTTTTAATCCCTATTGGATTTGGAATTATTTTAGCTAATATTCCTCCAGAAGTAACGGGTTTATTGAATCCTCCAACAGCAAATCAGGTGGGTGGATTATTGTGGTACATTCAAAGAGGAATGTTTTTAGGTGTTTATCCACCATTGATCTTTTTAGGTATTGGTGCGATAACAGATTTTTCATATTTAATAGCTGATCCAAGACTGATTTTTTTAGGTGCAGCAGCACAGGTTGGGATTTTTGGAACATTTATTGTGGCAAATTTAATGGGATTTGATATACATAGTGCAGCTTCTATTGCGATTATTGGTGGTGCGGATGGTCCTACATCCATTTATTTGGCTTCAAAATTTTCTCCGCAATTATTGGCGATTATTGCAATAGCAGCATATTCATATATAGCTCTTATACCGATTTTACAGCCACCAGTATCAAGGCTCTTGACTTCGAAAGAAGAAAGAAAAATAAGAATGAAAAGAATGAGACATGTAAGTAAAAAAGAGAAGATAATATTTCCTATTGCTACAACTATTGTAGTTGCTTTATTAGTTCCTAAAGCTATTTCACTGGTTGGATTATTGATGCTTGGTAATTTATTAAAAGAATCTGGAGTTACTAAAAGACTTGCAGAAGCAGCTTCAAGGTTTATTTTGGATTCGGTGACAATATTATTAATGCTTTCAGTTGGTAGTACTGCTAGAGCAGATATATTCTTGAAACCACAAAGTTTAAAGATATTTGCCTTAGGTGCTGTAGCCTTTATAATCGCTATGACTTCTGGTATTTTATTTGCTAAATTAATGAATTTATTTTCTAAAGATAAAATAAATCCACTAATAGGTGCAGCAGGAGTATCTGCTGTTCCAGATTCTGCAAGGGTTGCACAAACAGTAGCCCAATCAGAAGATCCAAGTAATTTTATTTTAATGCATGCAATGGGTCCAAATGTTGCAGGAGTTATAGGTTCTGCGGTAGCAGCAGGTGTATTTTTATCAATACTTTCATAACGAGGTGGAAGATATATGGCTAAAAAAAGTTATCGTATAGAAATTAATTATTCTTTTTGTAAGAATTGTGGTATATGTTACAACGTTTGTCCTACAAAAGCATTGGGTGAAGCAGAGTTAGGAAAACCAATAGTTACAGATTCTTCTAAGTGTATAGGTTGTTTAATGTGTGAAAGGTTATGTCCTGACATTGCGATAAACGTTGAAGAGGTAGAAAAGGTGGTTGAAAATAATGGGTAGAATAGTATTTATGCAGGGAAATGAAGCTGTTGCTTTAGCTGCAATAAAAGCAGGATGTAGATTTTTTGCAGGATATCCAATAACACCTTCAACAGAAGTTGCTGAAGTTATGGCAAGAGAATTACCAAAAGTTGGTGGAAAGTTTATACAAATGGAGGATGAAATAGCAAGTGCTGCTGCTATAATTGGAGCTTCATTAGCTGGAGTTAAATCTATGACAGCAACAAGTGGTCCGGGTTTTAGTTTGATGCAAGAAGCTCTTGGATATGCTACTATGACTGAAACTCCGTGTGTTTTTGTAGATGTAATGAGGGGAGGTCCAAGTACAGGATTGCCAACTAAACCTTCTCAAGGTGATTTAATGCAAATAAGATGGGGAAGACACGGTGACCAACAGATTATTGCATTATATCCATCTACAGTTGAAGAAGCTTATAAATATACAATAAAAGCATTTAATTATGCTGAAACATATAGAACTCCAGTTGTTTTAATTATGGATGAAACATTAGGGCATATGAGAGAAAGTTTTTACTTAAGTGATGAAGATGAAAATCCAGAAATAATAGAAAGGTTGACAGAAGCAGCAATTGAAGAGGAGGATTTGTTCCATCCATTTGGCTTTCAGGATGAAAATTATCCAGTCAATCCGTTAATTGAAATGGGAAAAGCAAGATTTCATGTTTCAGGATTGGTTCATGATGAAACAGGGTTCCCTGTGGGGTCAACTCAAGTTGCAGATAAAGTAATAAAACATCTTGATTCTAAAATTAGATTATATGCTGAAGAAATTGCAATATATGATGAATATATGACTGATGATGCGGAAATAATAGTTGTTGCATATGGAACTGTAGCTAGAAGTGCAATGAAAGCAGTAAAAATGGCAAGGGAAGATAGAATTCCTGTTGGATTATTTAAACCAATTTCAATATGGCCATTTCCTGTTTCTAAAATGAAAAATATTTTAAAGAAATCTCAAGCAGTAATAATAGCAGAAATGAATTTAGGACAAATGGCATTGGAAATTTCAAGAATTAATAAATTTGGAAAACATCTTGAATTAGTAAATAAAGTGGATGGAGATTTGATAAGTCCAAGAGAAATTTTAAATTCAATAACTGCAGTTTGGAGAAGAATAATAGAATTTTAATAAAAAGCCGCTAAAAGCGGCTTTTTATTAATTAATGATAGTGAAAAATAAAATTTTTGGAATTATTTGAAAAAATAAGAGATTTATGGTAAAATTAAACTTAGAAAACGATATAAAGGGGGTTGAACTATCCATGGAAGTTTTGAAAGTTGGACATTCTTCATCACCAAACAAAGTAGCTGGAGCTATAGCAGGTGTTTTAAGCAAAACAGATGAAGTGGAGATACAAGCAATAGGGGCGGGGGCAGTGAACCAGGCGGTAAAAGCTATTGCTATTGCAAGAAGATTCGTTGAAACTCGTGGTAAAAAACTTTTTGTAGTTCCTGGATTTGTTGAAGTAACAGTAGGAGAAGAAAAGAGAACAGGAATTAAATTTAGGGTATTTGCTGAAATAACTGAAGAAGAAGCAGAAGCCTAAACAAGGAGAATTTTCTAAGTGATAGATGATAAAATCATCAATGAAATAGTTACCGCGTGTATAAAGGACGCGCGGCTTTTTTCTATAGTTGAAGAAATATCTAAGTTAAATAAAGAAAATAGATTGAAGATAAGAAGAAAAGCTTCAATGGTTTTGAAAAAAGAAAAAACCGTTGACAAAGAAGCTTTAACTTTTTATTTTGTTATAACTGAAAGTAATGTTGCAGAGGAAATTTTGAGGAGGATAAATAATGAAAAAACACGAAATGCCTAAATATGTAGGTGGTCAGGCTGTAATAGAAGGCGTCATGATGAAAGGAATTAACACAGTTGTAGCTGTGAGAAGAAATGATGGAAAAATACAGGTTAAAAGATTAAAAGAAGGATCATATGGATGGTTGGAAAAAATTCCTTTTATAAGAGGTTTTTTTGTTTTATTAAAAGCAATGGTTATAGGAATGGAAGCACTTTCGTATTCTGCCAATGTTTCTGGTGAAGAAGAAATTACGAAAAAGGATATGATAGTTTCAATTTTATTAGCGGTATTATTTGCAATTGGTGGTTTTGGCTTGGGACCAATGTTTTTAACGAAGTTATTTAATATACAAAATGAATTTTGGTTTTCATTAATTGAAGGTGTGGTAAGAGCATTTTTTGTAATATTATATATATGGGTTATTTCATTGTTTAAAGATATAAAACGCGTTTTTGAATATCATGGTGCAGAGCACAAAACTGTTTATAATTATGAAGATGGAAAAGAATTAGCTGTTCATAATGCTAAAAAATATACAACTTTGCATCCAAGATGTGGGACCAGTTTTTTGATTATAACAGTATTTGCTTCTATTATAGTATTTTCTATAACAGGAGCTTTAGGGTATACGACATTATGGGAAAAAGTTGTTACAAGAATTATTCTTCTACCATTAGTAGCAGGGTTTGCATATGAATTTCAGAGATTTACTGCAAAAATAATAGATACATGGTTTGGGAAAATTTTAGCCTGGCCTGGTTTAGCATTACAAAAGATAACAACGTCAGAGCCAGATGAAAAACAGTTAGAAGTGGCAATTATATCTTTAAAATATGCATTAAAAGAGGATTTTGATGGAGAAGAAGTTGTCGAGAATTAATGTGTTATAATATATAGTTTAAATAATCTCAGTAGAACGTTAACAATTATGTATTATAATATCAA from Marinitoga aeolica harbors:
- a CDS encoding type I phosphomannose isomerase catalytic subunit; its protein translation is MIDEILESSPIFVEKVWGDEKLNKLFEKENMNKIGEVWLFSGVENYETELIGINSGKKYGNPSDMIKELMGKDFPRMPLLLKLISTTQWLSIQVHPDDKFAKELENEPWGKTEAWYFLNESNEIFISNDVEENIKSIEKQNWDKIFKPITLKKDDLLFIPAGVVHTLGPNSMLLEIQQTSNLTYRLYDWGRPREIHIEKGKKVLKDCPFVIVNSPKEFKTQYFNIKRVSNEKIKGFGIYVSLKDFKTYVIPKGLEFEVKEDGLLFFL
- a CDS encoding HD-GYP domain-containing protein codes for the protein MKRVALLVMTILLVIITYGDVKNNNSTGINSATLFVVLSVFTVISILLTLIIDRKTLKKRYLEKEKELKHLNDELEEANKELESSYNKIEKLNSSILKTLELSSFFAAPKLMEKDFEKKVLELALEIIEPAENGSIYLFDEKDNAKMVFAKGYNYQKINELNLKKSELIIPEKAKIVKNIHEINRTKMPLDKFKEFELLGGDLKETLIAPITFNDELFGIITLDILNNDHINKFEDYHTKIMDYFGKTFAGFLKMLKFIKQEGKFHKDIALTLVKALEYYDNYTRGHSERVATWASLIAEKMNFDKQKIEQIYWAGILHDIGKIFVPQVILNKTGKLTNEEFEKIKLHPVKGEELINKVDEMKYISKIIRHHHERYDGKGYPDGLKGEEIPIESRILAVVDSFDAMISERPYKQPLTKEEAIMELKRMSMKQFDGNVVSIFADIIVNQNDKNNKH
- a CDS encoding 4Fe-4S dicluster domain-containing protein, translated to MAKKSYRIEINYSFCKNCGICYNVCPTKALGEAELGKPIVTDSSKCIGCLMCERLCPDIAINVEEVEKVVENNG
- a CDS encoding stage V sporulation protein S, whose product is MEVLKVGHSSSPNKVAGAIAGVLSKTDEVEIQAIGAGAVNQAVKAIAIARRFVETRGKKLFVVPGFVEVTVGEEKRTGIKFRVFAEITEEEAEA
- a CDS encoding 2-oxoacid:acceptor oxidoreductase subunit alpha, which translates into the protein MGRIVFMQGNEAVALAAIKAGCRFFAGYPITPSTEVAEVMARELPKVGGKFIQMEDEIASAAAIIGASLAGVKSMTATSGPGFSLMQEALGYATMTETPCVFVDVMRGGPSTGLPTKPSQGDLMQIRWGRHGDQQIIALYPSTVEEAYKYTIKAFNYAETYRTPVVLIMDETLGHMRESFYLSDEDENPEIIERLTEAAIEEEDLFHPFGFQDENYPVNPLIEMGKARFHVSGLVHDETGFPVGSTQVADKVIKHLDSKIRLYAEEIAIYDEYMTDDAEIIVVAYGTVARSAMKAVKMAREDRIPVGLFKPISIWPFPVSKMKNILKKSQAVIIAEMNLGQMALEISRINKFGKHLELVNKVDGDLISPREILNSITAVWRRIIEF
- the aglA gene encoding alpha-glucosidase AglA, with translation MGVKIGIIGAGSAVFSMRLVADICKTPELAGSVISLMDIDEERLNAVHLLASKIVDEFGSDIKFEKTTDLEETIKDSDFVINTAMVGGHNYLEKARAIGEKYGYYRGIDAQEFNMVSDYYTISNFNQLNFAFNVAKLIEKLSPNAWLIQGANPVFEITTLISREVPIKMIGVCHGHYGAMDIFEKLGLKNENVNWQVAGFNHAIWLNRFEYNGEDAYPLIDRWIKENENKEFKPRDPFNDQLSPAAIDMYKFYGMFPIGDTVRNSSWKYHYNLEEKKKWYGEPWGGADSEIGWKWYQNMLLEVTKIIKDFAKLVLENKNKKLSEIFELALVGNRLEGHFEEEMRKILNPAQLSGEQHIPFINAIVNDKKTKLVLNIMNSGIINEIPGDVAVEVPVMVDKNGIHPEEIYPKLNKRIIKYYLYPRMIRMEMALEAFLTGDIKLLEEFLIRDRRTTSYEQVKNVLRELMELPENKNMKKHYLK
- a CDS encoding DUF1385 domain-containing protein, translated to MKKHEMPKYVGGQAVIEGVMMKGINTVVAVRRNDGKIQVKRLKEGSYGWLEKIPFIRGFFVLLKAMVIGMEALSYSANVSGEEEITKKDMIVSILLAVLFAIGGFGLGPMFLTKLFNIQNEFWFSLIEGVVRAFFVILYIWVISLFKDIKRVFEYHGAEHKTVYNYEDGKELAVHNAKKYTTLHPRCGTSFLIITVFASIIVFSITGALGYTTLWEKVVTRIILLPLVAGFAYEFQRFTAKIIDTWFGKILAWPGLALQKITTSEPDEKQLEVAIISLKYALKEDFDGEEVVEN
- a CDS encoding sodium ion-translocating decarboxylase subunit beta, with translation MDFSNFLAFFANSGFAYFTWQNLLMIVIGSLLIYVAIVKHAEPLLLIPIGFGIILANIPPEVTGLLNPPTANQVGGLLWYIQRGMFLGVYPPLIFLGIGAITDFSYLIADPRLIFLGAAAQVGIFGTFIVANLMGFDIHSAASIAIIGGADGPTSIYLASKFSPQLLAIIAIAAYSYIALIPILQPPVSRLLTSKEERKIRMKRMRHVSKKEKIIFPIATTIVVALLVPKAISLVGLLMLGNLLKESGVTKRLAEAASRFILDSVTILLMLSVGSTARADIFLKPQSLKIFALGAVAFIIAMTSGILFAKLMNLFSKDKINPLIGAAGVSAVPDSARVAQTVAQSEDPSNFILMHAMGPNVAGVIGSAVAAGVFLSILS